In Nostoc sphaeroides, the genomic window GATTAATGAATAATAGCTATTGCTTTTTATCTATTCATCATGAGTTTTTACTTATTGACATAAATGATAAAAGACGCAAAGGACTTGCGCCTCTGCAATTCAGCTAAATGTGATTCACGCTTCGGTAATTTTGTCAACCTGCGATAAAACAGAAATAATCGCAGGTGCTTGGTCAAATTGGCTGATGGGGGCGGGTTTCATGTCCCGATAGTCGAGGAGTTGGACTAAGATGAGGTAGGCGATCGCTAAAATGATCGAAATCGCCCCTGTAAGAATGGCAATTATTTTCGAGCGGTTCATTCGTAGTTCCTGTAATGCAAGTTATTGTGCTGTGTCTATATCCACATTAATACTTGAGACACAAACCACACACTTAGCGATCGTTTTCGCAAATGCTTATAGTGGTTGTCATTCAGATGCGGTACAAGATTTATCGCAAGGTGTAGGGGCAAGTGTTTGCCCCCAGGTGTCAACTTAAGCTTCAAATCTCGTTTCCAGTCTCTGGCTGGAAATGCTGATCGTTGGGCTGCTGCCGCTAGAAAGAGAGGCGGAGCCTCTTAGTAGGCATTCCCAGTCTCTGACTGGGAACGAGGCAATCGAGCAAAGCTCTGTCTAGGCTGGCTTTCGCGTTAAAGTAAGTTACATCAGCAGGTGTAGGGGCACGGCAGTGTCCATACGTGTCAACTTAACGTAAAAGCCGTGTCCCGCAAGGAACTGAAGTTCCAAGAATAATAGCTAAAGTCTACTGAAGTAGACTAAATATTCCTAAAAATCTTTAGTCTACTTCAGTAGACTTTAGCTATTAGCCCTGAAATTTATTTCTGGGCGGGCGTGGAAGCCAACAGATAAGAGATTTTTAAGCTGTTCCACATTTAAATTGCATAATTATGGCGGGCAAGATGCCCACCCCACAAGAGTTATATAAATTTTAAATATGCATTAAATGCCGATTAGCTTATTCAATTAGACATCTGGTGAAATTAAATATGCGTTACCCAGAACCCTTGTTTTGACGTAGCACTGCTACGTCAAAACAATTCTTTTCGGAGATGTCTATTATCTACTCGTTATTCCAATCCTTTCCCAATAATACCAATTTAATGTGAAGCTGCACTAAATGAGTAACTCTCTATTCTTCTTGGCGCTCTTGGCGTTCTTGGCGGTTCGTTTAATATTCTGTGCATCTTCATACAGAATTGGTATAAAGAGAAACTTTTAACTTAGTACTCCAGAAAGCGGGTGCAGTATTGTTAAATGAAAGCTATGCTTAGTTTCAACTTTCAGATACCGTTCTTGCAAGGGTTGCCACTTCTGCCACGACTGGTAACGATTTTCAGTTAACAAAGTAGCAAGGGTAGGCAACTCAGTCTTAATTTCTGACTTGAAGACATCTGTAAGCCAGTCAGTTAAGACAGCACTATCTTGCATCGTACCTAAAATTTCTTGGATATTTTTCACTTCTGTAAGATAAGCTGCGTAAGACTCACCATATAAGTCACTAAATAACTCCATCTGGTAGCGTAGACGTTTAGCTTCTTTTCGCAAACTATGAATAATTTCGCCTTCTGTTGTTAATTGTTTTTCTATCTTTTCTGGTTTCCAGTCTTTCTGGATTATCACTTCTGATTCTACAAATTTCGTGCCAACTAGCCAACCTGGATGTAGTAAGAAGTTACTGACTTCTGGGAACAGTAAATCTGGTAGTATTTGCTGAATTGTAAAAGATGCCAAAGGTTGATAACTGGGTTTCTCTAACCACTTGTCTAATGCATCTTTTAAAGACTTGTAACATTCATCTTTTAACGTTTTCTGTACACTCAATAGTACATCTTGACGTTGTTTTGCCAAAGCGTTGAAAGCTGTTTTTAGAGATTCTTGCTCTTTGCACGGTAAGTTTGGTTTGTAATCGTTTTCTAAACTTTCTTTGAGTACGTCTAAATCTCTCAAATTACCAAGACGACGGGCTATTTTACCAATATTTTTATCGCTGACTGGTTTTGGTACATCCACCGCTAGCCCAAAGCTAGTTACAGTTGTTCGTAAGCGACGCATTCCCACTCGCATTTGGTGTAACGCTTCTGGATCTTCATCTTTCTTTACTGATTTTTCCCACTTCAAGGTTTTTTTAAAGTGTTTTTCAATCCCTTGGTAGGCGTAGTCCCCTAGAGTTTTTACCGTGTTTTGTGTGGCTAGTTTCATAATTGATCTTAAATGACATTACCTGATGAGGTTATTGAATAATAACATTAGTTAAAACCTTGTATCTAGTTTTGATATTATTATTCAATAAGTGTTATCAAGTATGGTAATCAGCATTAATACTTGCATCCTCTTTAAGAAACATCTAATATCTATCAAAGGTCTAAAGCAATACGGTTCGGTTAAGGCAAGAGACGCGATAAATCGCCGTCTCTACAGAGGAATGATTATTGTAAAGACATCGATTTATCGCGTCTTTGCGATTAGCGGCGTGTCATTAAAAAACCTTATCCGAACCGTATTGAGGTCTAAAGAGCAGATTTACCATAATGATTTCATGTATACGATAGCTTTTACAAATATTTGGTATAATTGTATGATATTAAATCATCTATTATAACATAATTAACCTTTATTTCTGAAATCAAAAAATGCCAAACTCAAATTTGCTTAATCAAGTTTTCTTAACTTTTGTAGATAACTTTAAAGAACATAGAGAAGACTTATCAGCGCTGCTCCTAACACACCAAAAATATTTATGGTTGGGGTCAGATGAAACCTCAACTATTGAACGTCTATCTTTGGTTGATACTGATAAATTTACAGATCATCAACAATTTAGGGTAGCAGAATTTATCAACTTACCTGCGCCAGAAGACCAAGAAATTGATATAGAAGGACTTGCTTACACAGATGATTACTTATGGTTTGTTGGTTCTCATAGTTACAAACGCAAAAAACCGAAACCTGATAAAACCGATGCACAAAACTTTAAAAGGCTGACCAAAATTGAATCAGAACCCAACCGTTACCTTTTAGGACGGATTCCTTTGATAGATGGTAAGTTATTCTCATCTTGCCCACATCCCCAAAACCCAGATGTGCAATTGAGTGCCGCTAAACTAGAGGTGACGAACCAAGGTAATTTGCTTCTTACTGCTTTAGCAGATGACGCCCATTTAGGCTTATTTATCAAGGCTGGAACTGCGGGAAAAGATAACGGCTTTGATATTGAAGGAATAGGCATTTATCAAAACCGGATTTTTTTGGGTTTGCGTGGCCCTGTATTGCGGGGTTGGGCTGTTATTCTGGAAATTGAGTTAGAAGATTCTAGCCCTGGAATTCTGAAACTACGGCAAATTGGAGAAGCGAAGGAGTTATATAAAAAGCATTTTATCTGGTTGAATGGTTTGGGAATTCGGGATTTGTGTGTAGATGGAAATGATTTGTTGATTTTAGCTGGGCCAACGATGGATTTAGATGGGCCCGTGCAAGTTTATCGCTGGATAAATGGCGTTAACTTGCGAGAAAATGTCTTTAGCAATCCAGATTTTGTCCAAGATATTCCCTATGGAAATCGGCAAGATCATGCTGAGGGAATGACGCTGTTTCAGGATGTTGCTGGCATACCTTCGCTATTGGTAGTTTATGACTCTCCAGCAACAACTAGACTGGTGGGTGATAGTGGTGTAATAGCGGATGTGTTTAAGCTAGGATAATATGAATTTTGGATTTTAGACTTCGGCTCCTTTCGGCTTCGCTCAAGGCAAGTCGCTCAGTCGAACGATTTTGGACTTCGACTTCGCTCAGTCGAACGATTTTGGATTATTAAAGGTTAGTGGAGATTGCTTGTACCGGACAGGTGGGGATACACTGTTCGCAGACGATACAACGCGATCGCGTGAATGTGAGTTTGTATGTCTCTGGGTGGAGGGTAAGGGCTTCGGTAGGACAAACCCCAGTACACAAGCCACAGTGGACACACACATCCTCGTCGATCGCAATTTCGCCTAAGGTATGAGAAACATTAACATGGCGCGATCGCATCCACTCGATCGCCGCATCTAATTGATCGATATCTCCCAATAGTTCCACTACCAGTTTGCCAATTTGATTTGGGGCAACTTGGGCACGGATAATATTGGCGGCAACGTTGAACTCTTTGGCCAGTACGTAAGTGACTGGCATTTGTACGGCGCGTTTCGGGAAGGTAAGGGTTACTCGTTTTTTCACAGGATGTTAGTAGAGGGGTTTTTCTTTAAACTATAGCAATCCATGCAGGAGTGATGAACCAAAGGATCACCGACTTTTTCAAGAAGTCGGGGATATAAACCTCTCTACCAGTAAAATCTTGTAAGTAAGGTAGTATAAACTTAGCGTCTATAAAATGTTTACCATAATACCACTTACTCCGAAGCAGATAGTCATAAAAATCCGATTATAAATTAATCAATATTGATATTTATTAATGAGTATGAACCGTAAATATAGAATTTTTGGAAGATGCTTTAAAATTAAAAATTAACATCGGACTAATTTTGTCATTTACAGCGCTTTTCAAGTAATTGAATTACACTACTTACGGTCTAAACCTTGGTCTAAATACCTCAAAATTACTGTAGGTTTTTTTGCTTGTTATATTTTGTATATATTTTAATTTGGAAATCTTTTAACATGAAAATATTAGTTGTAGAAGATGACGAATTAAATGCTTATGCACTCACTGCCGTTTTGACTAACCAAAACTATGCGGTTGAAGTTGCCACTGATGGTGATGTAGCTTGGGATCTGATTCAAACTTACGATTATGATTTAATCCTCCTGGATGTAATGTTACCCAAGCTGGATGGCATTAGTCTTTGCCGTAAAATCCGGTCTAGTGGTCTGCAAATGCCAATATTGTTATTGACAGGGCGCGATAGTAGTCATGATAAAGCGATCGGGTTAGATGCAGGCGCAGATGACTATGTAGTTAAACCCTTTGACCAAGAGGAGTTAATTGCTCGGATTAGAGCGCTGTTGCGTCGCCAAGTTGTAACCTCGCAACCTGTGCTGGAGTATGGTCAGTTGCGACTAGACCCTAGTAGCTGTGAAGTTAGCTATGCTGGCAATCTGTTGCCACTTACCCCAAAAGAGTTTGCTCTGTTAGAACTATTCTTGCGAAATAATCACCGGGTGTTTAGCTGCGACATGATTTTAGAACATCTTTGGTCTTATCAAGATACTCCACAAGAAGAAGCTGTTCGCACTCATATCAAAGGGTTACGACACAAACTCAAAGCTGTAGGAGCTAACAGTGATTTTGTTGAAACAGTTTATGGTATCGGCTATCGTCTAAAACAACTGGAAGAGGGAGTAGGGAATAGGGAGCAGGGGGAAAATTCCTCTCCTCTGCACCCTTCACCCTGCCCCTCTGCCTCTTCTCCTTCCCAGGTTCCAAATCTGCAATCACAGCAGCAAGCATTAATGGCAGTTGCAGAAATTTGGCAACGATTTCAAGGGCGGGTGGATGAGCAGGTGAAGGTGCTAGAGGAAGCGATCGCAATTTTAAATCAAAATAGTTTAAATGCTGAATTGCTCTCCCTTGCAGCCAGAGAAGCGCATACCTTAGCAGGATCTTTAGGTACTTTTGGCTTGCTTCTTGGCTCAAAATTGGCACGCAATATCGAATTGCTACTGAGTTCTGGTCAAAGCTTGAGTAAATTTGAAATTAGCAACCTCGCAAGTTGGGTAAAGTTATTGCGTCGGGAAATTGAGGGAAACGACGCAGCAGCAATATCTGCATTACCAACGCCACAGGTATTAACAACGGTGACGCAACCGCCGCAAAATCACCCCCATGCAGGAGCAGGGGGAGATGAGGAAGTAAGGGGAGATGAGGGAGCAGGGGAAGATAGGGAAGTAAATTCTCCCTTATCTCTCAATTTACAAGCCATCAACGAACTGGAACTGAGGGTAGCAGAGCGCACTGCTGAGTTAATTACGCTGAATCGACAGTTGCAGTCACAACTAGATGAGCGTCAGCAGACACAGGAAGAACTACGATTCTCTGAAGCCCGATTTGCCCGGATTTTAGATATTGCTGATGATGCAATTATTTCCATCAATGGATTCCAAAGCATCACCTTATTTAATCAAGGAGCAGAAAAAATTTTCGGCTACTCTGCCCAAGAAGTGATTGGCCAGGATCTTGATGTACTCTTACCACAGCGCTTTTTCCAAATGCATCGTCAACATGTGGTTGACTTTGGTCAATCTCCCAATATTGCCCGCCGGATGGGAGAACGGCGTGAAATCTATGGTCGCCGCAAGGATGGTACTGAATTTACAGCAGAGGCTTCTATCTCTAAAATTGACATGGTTAAGGAAATATTTTATACAGTTATATTGCGGGATATCACAGAGCGTAAGCAAATTGAACGGATGAAAGATGAGTTTGTCTCCGTTGTTAGTCATGAACTCCGTACTCCTTTAACTTCGATTCATGGCTCTCTAGGAATGCTAGCCAGTGGTTTGCTACCCACAGACTCAGAGCAGGGAAAACGCCTGCTGCAAATTGCGACTGAAAGCACCGAACGCTTAGTACGCTTAATCAACGATATCTTAGACATCGAGCGGATTGAGTCGGGTAAGGCGAAGATGGAACCAGAAATCTGCAATATCGTTGATTTGATCGCTCAAGCAGTAAATGTCATGCAGCCTCTAGCTGACAAAGCTGGAGTGACGCTATCTATTTCTGCCTTATCCGGTCAAGTATTAGCAGATTGCGATCGCATTATCCAAACCTTGACCAATCTACTGAGTAACGCCATTAAATTTTCGTCTGCTGGATCTACGGTTTGGTTGGGGGCGCAACAACAAGGGGATGAAGTTTTGTTGACAGTCAAAGATAACGGACGCGGTATCCCATCTGACAAACTTGAGAGTATCTTTGAGCGCTTTCAACAAGTTGACTCCTCAGATTCACGCAACCATGATGGTACTGGTTTAGGTTTGGCAATTTGTAAGAGCATTATGCAACAGCACGGCGGACGCATCTGGGTTGAAAGTGTATTGGGGCAAGGTAGCACTTTTTACCTCACTCTGCCATTGTTTGGGACTTTTCAAAATCCTGATTTAGAAAACTCTTCAAACATTCGTGTAAATAAGAGTTGAACTAACTAAGTTTAGGTAAGTTTTTTAGAGCAGGATAGCAGTAATGACAACAAAGCAAATTCTAGTGGTTGATAACGAGCAGTATATTCAAGAAGTTGCCAAGATTTGCTTGGAAACAGTTGCAGGCTGGAAAGTTGAAACAGCGAGTTCTGGTGAAGAGGGCATAATAAAAGCCGGGACTTACCAACCAGATACGATTTTACTAGATGTGATGATGCCAGATATGGATGGTATTGCTACCTTTGAAAAGTTACAAGCTAATCCCTTAACCAAAGCGATTCCGGTGATTTTGTTAACTGCCAAAATCCAGGCTTCCGATCGCCGTCGCTATAACCAGATGGGAATAATTAGTGCGATCGCTAAACCATTCAATCCTCTAGAATTAGCGACTGAAGTAGCAATCGCGCTGGGCTGGAGTCTACAGTAAGCTGGTAAGGGACGCCCACAAGTGTCAACTTAAGCTAAAAGCCTTTTCAAATCTCGTTTCCAGCCAGAGTCGGGAAATGCAACTCAAAAGCGGCTCTGTCGCCTCCCTCTCTGGCGGTAGAGCCGCCAGGATGGCATTCCCTGTCTGAGCAGGCGAACGAGACAACGAAGAAAGACAATATCTAAAAGCTGGTTTTAGGCTTGCTTTCACACCTTAGATTAACGCAAACCTAAAATTTCAGAAATCGCCGCTACAATATCCAGATAAAAGTTGCCTTTCACTGCCCGAAACAACTCAAATTTAGAGTCAGGCGCACCAAAAAACGGTCTGAGGAACCATCCTAACTGCATACCAACAAAGGCATAAAGTAATAACCAGGATCTTAAAATAGTGGTGCGGGTTTTTTTGCCTACTTCATCTTGTTGAGAAAGTAATTGCATTCCTTCATAAAGGAACTTAACGCCAAAGATGCCTGTAATACCAAAAATTAATACATTCAACAGTTTAAAAAATTGATAAGAATCGGGTGTAGTGATCAGAAAAAATAGCGTAACTGGTGCCAAACTGAATAAAAGCACACTAATCACTGATACAGATGTGAGCAATACAACGAAATGCTGTTGAATACTGCTCCGCGAACCAAAGAAAACATTAAAAAAGAACAAAGTCGGGAAACAAATAATCAGTGTTAATAAATAAAAGGCTGGGAGTTTGATAGCACCAGATAATGCCTGTGCCCAACTGTTAGATGCACCGATAATTGCTCCATAGATAGCAAAGAAAATTGAACTAGTTACAAATAGAGAACTGATTTTATTTTGTAATCTTACTCCCTGACGAATTTCTTCTAAGAATGACTGGCGATCGCGTAATAAATTAACCAAAACACCAAATTGCTGAATCCCGAACTTTTCCTTGTGCCGCATATTTTTATATGTTTGATATTTTTTGTAATTACTAATGATTAATTAACGGATTCCCAAAAGATAGCTAATAGCTTGAATCACACTCAAATAGAAATTACCTTCTCTTTCGCGGAATAGTTGAAAAGCAGAATCAGGTGTGCCAAAAAATGGTCTGAGAGTCCATCCTAATTGACTACC contains:
- a CDS encoding CHAD domain-containing protein is translated as MKLATQNTVKTLGDYAYQGIEKHFKKTLKWEKSVKKDEDPEALHQMRVGMRRLRTTVTSFGLAVDVPKPVSDKNIGKIARRLGNLRDLDVLKESLENDYKPNLPCKEQESLKTAFNALAKQRQDVLLSVQKTLKDECYKSLKDALDKWLEKPSYQPLASFTIQQILPDLLFPEVSNFLLHPGWLVGTKFVESEVIIQKDWKPEKIEKQLTTEGEIIHSLRKEAKRLRYQMELFSDLYGESYAAYLTEVKNIQEILGTMQDSAVLTDWLTDVFKSEIKTELPTLATLLTENRYQSWQKWQPLQERYLKVETKHSFHLTILHPLSGVLS
- a CDS encoding DUF3616 domain-containing protein, with the translated sequence MPNSNLLNQVFLTFVDNFKEHREDLSALLLTHQKYLWLGSDETSTIERLSLVDTDKFTDHQQFRVAEFINLPAPEDQEIDIEGLAYTDDYLWFVGSHSYKRKKPKPDKTDAQNFKRLTKIESEPNRYLLGRIPLIDGKLFSSCPHPQNPDVQLSAAKLEVTNQGNLLLTALADDAHLGLFIKAGTAGKDNGFDIEGIGIYQNRIFLGLRGPVLRGWAVILEIELEDSSPGILKLRQIGEAKELYKKHFIWLNGLGIRDLCVDGNDLLILAGPTMDLDGPVQVYRWINGVNLRENVFSNPDFVQDIPYGNRQDHAEGMTLFQDVAGIPSLLVVYDSPATTRLVGDSGVIADVFKLG
- a CDS encoding NIL domain-containing protein, which produces MKKRVTLTFPKRAVQMPVTYVLAKEFNVAANIIRAQVAPNQIGKLVVELLGDIDQLDAAIEWMRSRHVNVSHTLGEIAIDEDVCVHCGLCTGVCPTEALTLHPETYKLTFTRSRCIVCEQCIPTCPVQAISTNL
- a CDS encoding ATP-binding protein — protein: MKILVVEDDELNAYALTAVLTNQNYAVEVATDGDVAWDLIQTYDYDLILLDVMLPKLDGISLCRKIRSSGLQMPILLLTGRDSSHDKAIGLDAGADDYVVKPFDQEELIARIRALLRRQVVTSQPVLEYGQLRLDPSSCEVSYAGNLLPLTPKEFALLELFLRNNHRVFSCDMILEHLWSYQDTPQEEAVRTHIKGLRHKLKAVGANSDFVETVYGIGYRLKQLEEGVGNREQGENSSPLHPSPCPSASSPSQVPNLQSQQQALMAVAEIWQRFQGRVDEQVKVLEEAIAILNQNSLNAELLSLAAREAHTLAGSLGTFGLLLGSKLARNIELLLSSGQSLSKFEISNLASWVKLLRREIEGNDAAAISALPTPQVLTTVTQPPQNHPHAGAGGDEEVRGDEGAGEDREVNSPLSLNLQAINELELRVAERTAELITLNRQLQSQLDERQQTQEELRFSEARFARILDIADDAIISINGFQSITLFNQGAEKIFGYSAQEVIGQDLDVLLPQRFFQMHRQHVVDFGQSPNIARRMGERREIYGRRKDGTEFTAEASISKIDMVKEIFYTVILRDITERKQIERMKDEFVSVVSHELRTPLTSIHGSLGMLASGLLPTDSEQGKRLLQIATESTERLVRLINDILDIERIESGKAKMEPEICNIVDLIAQAVNVMQPLADKAGVTLSISALSGQVLADCDRIIQTLTNLLSNAIKFSSAGSTVWLGAQQQGDEVLLTVKDNGRGIPSDKLESIFERFQQVDSSDSRNHDGTGLGLAICKSIMQQHGGRIWVESVLGQGSTFYLTLPLFGTFQNPDLENSSNIRVNKS
- a CDS encoding response regulator; this encodes MTTKQILVVDNEQYIQEVAKICLETVAGWKVETASSGEEGIIKAGTYQPDTILLDVMMPDMDGIATFEKLQANPLTKAIPVILLTAKIQASDRRRYNQMGIISAIAKPFNPLELATEVAIALGWSLQ
- a CDS encoding actin-binding WH2 domain-containing protein, with protein sequence MRHKEKFGIQQFGVLVNLLRDRQSFLEEIRQGVRLQNKISSLFVTSSIFFAIYGAIIGASNSWAQALSGAIKLPAFYLLTLIICFPTLFFFNVFFGSRSSIQQHFVVLLTSVSVISVLLFSLAPVTLFFLITTPDSYQFFKLLNVLIFGITGIFGVKFLYEGMQLLSQQDEVGKKTRTTILRSWLLLYAFVGMQLGWFLRPFFGAPDSKFELFRAVKGNFYLDIVAAISEILGLR